The proteins below are encoded in one region of Sphingobium sp. CR2-8:
- the istB gene encoding IS21-like element helper ATPase IstB, producing MHSLGLAGMAAAWRDIAEQDTAGDLTRDEWLGLMLDREIATRADRRLTNRLASAKLRFVDACVENIDFGAHRGLDRRNILSLAQGAWLKANENLIITGQTGTGKTWLGCAVGRQAARQDHSVLYLRMPRLFEDLALARLDGRFPRVVDKLARVQLLILDDWGTHSLNDQQRLDLLEIFEERYRRRSTLITAQLPVAAWHEMIGEPTIADAILDRIVHNAHRITLKGDSMRRQKAPHGLTQDANIEITQP from the coding sequence ATGCATAGCCTGGGGCTAGCAGGCATGGCGGCCGCATGGCGCGACATTGCCGAGCAGGACACCGCTGGCGATCTGACCCGAGACGAATGGCTCGGGCTCATGCTTGACCGCGAGATCGCCACTCGCGCCGATCGACGGCTGACCAATCGTCTTGCCAGCGCGAAACTGCGCTTTGTCGACGCCTGTGTCGAAAATATCGACTTCGGGGCGCACCGCGGACTGGATCGCCGCAATATCCTCTCTCTCGCACAGGGCGCCTGGCTCAAGGCAAATGAGAATCTCATTATCACCGGCCAAACCGGCACGGGAAAAACGTGGCTGGGATGTGCGGTCGGGCGACAGGCAGCGCGCCAGGATCACTCCGTCTTATATCTGCGCATGCCGCGACTCTTCGAGGATCTTGCTCTTGCGCGCCTCGACGGTCGCTTCCCACGCGTCGTTGACAAGCTTGCCCGCGTTCAGCTGCTCATTCTGGACGACTGGGGTACCCATAGCCTCAACGATCAGCAACGCCTTGATCTACTCGAAATCTTCGAGGAACGGTATCGCCGTAGATCCACACTCATCACCGCCCAGCTCCCGGTGGCGGCCTGGCACGAAATGATCGGCGAGCCCACGATCGCCGATGCTATCCTCGACCGCATCGTCCACAATGCCCATCGCATCACGCTAAAAGGTGACAGCATGCGGCGACAAAAAGCTCCGCATGGCTTGACCCAGGACGCAAATATCGAAATCACTCAACCATGA
- a CDS encoding IS4 family transposase, whose product MSAGRDKQQALGDHWSQSEVDQAAFKDARLGRRFSDLLCRLSDRMGGTIPLACQDWAGTKAAYRFFSNPKVEEGEILAGHMDATKARYAASEGPILVLQDTTEFTYQRRNPHDIGFTKSVNSGRDKNGRLRHHAVCGKLMHSSLVVTEEGLPLGLAAVKFWNRDKFKGTAQLKRKINPTRVPIEAKESVRWLDNLRQSVALLGQPDRCVHVGDRESDIYELYCLAKNLGTHFVVRTVVDRLAGNGDHTVKSEMHEVPSAGTHSIDVRIDDDTIERVTLDIRYKRIHVRPPIGKQKRYPALDLTVIHASEVGVPSGRKPILWKLVTDLEVADLDAAIEKIRWYSLRWKIEVFHKILKSGCRAEDAKLRTADRLTNLVALFCIVSWRVLWMTMIARTAPEASPTIVFTATEISILDRLIADSGNRGAKPGTLQFYLNKLSRLGGYLARMSDPPPGNTVVWRGLRRLVDIQIGTELATYG is encoded by the coding sequence ATGTCGGCCGGAAGGGATAAGCAGCAGGCTCTTGGTGACCATTGGTCGCAGAGTGAAGTTGATCAGGCGGCGTTCAAGGATGCTCGCCTCGGGCGCCGGTTCAGCGATCTTCTCTGCCGTCTGAGCGACAGAATGGGAGGGACAATCCCCCTCGCTTGCCAGGATTGGGCGGGCACGAAAGCCGCATATAGGTTCTTTTCAAACCCGAAAGTGGAAGAGGGAGAAATTCTTGCGGGCCACATGGATGCGACCAAGGCGCGGTATGCGGCATCGGAAGGGCCAATCCTGGTATTGCAGGATACGACGGAGTTCACATATCAGCGCCGAAATCCGCATGACATCGGTTTTACCAAGAGCGTCAACAGCGGCCGTGACAAGAATGGTCGTCTCCGGCATCACGCCGTTTGCGGAAAACTGATGCACTCCAGTCTGGTCGTCACCGAAGAGGGACTCCCTCTCGGTCTCGCGGCGGTCAAATTCTGGAATCGCGACAAGTTCAAGGGCACTGCCCAGCTCAAGCGAAAGATCAACCCGACGCGAGTTCCAATCGAAGCAAAGGAAAGTGTCCGCTGGCTCGATAATCTCCGCCAGTCGGTTGCTCTGCTGGGACAGCCAGATCGATGTGTCCATGTCGGAGATCGAGAGAGCGACATTTATGAACTTTACTGTCTGGCCAAGAATCTCGGCACCCACTTCGTTGTCCGCACCGTTGTCGACAGGCTTGCCGGTAACGGGGACCACACCGTGAAAAGCGAAATGCATGAGGTACCATCTGCGGGCACCCATAGTATCGATGTGAGGATCGATGACGATACGATCGAGCGCGTAACCCTCGATATCCGGTATAAACGGATCCATGTCCGACCGCCGATCGGGAAGCAAAAACGCTACCCGGCGCTTGATCTGACAGTGATCCATGCGTCGGAAGTCGGCGTTCCATCAGGCCGCAAGCCGATCTTGTGGAAGCTCGTCACCGATCTGGAAGTTGCCGACCTTGACGCAGCGATCGAGAAAATACGTTGGTATTCTCTGCGGTGGAAGATCGAGGTCTTCCATAAAATCCTAAAATCAGGATGTCGCGCCGAGGATGCCAAGCTTCGCACCGCCGATCGCCTGACCAACCTGGTTGCATTGTTTTGTATTGTCAGCTGGCGGGTTTTGTGGATGACCATGATTGCACGCACTGCTCCCGAGGCCAGCCCGACAATCGTGTTTACGGCGACAGAAATCTCTATCCTTGATCGCCTCATTGCCGATAGCGGAAACCGTGGCGCAAAGCCCGGGACGCTTCAGTTCTACCTCAACAAATTATCGCGCCTCGGCGGCTATCTTGCGAGGATGTCCGATCCACCACCGGGAAACACCGTCGTCTGGCGTGGATTGCGGCGCCTCGTCGATATCCAGATCGGCACCGAGCTTGCGACTTATGGGTAA